One window of the Zea mays cultivar B73 chromosome 3, Zm-B73-REFERENCE-NAM-5.0, whole genome shotgun sequence genome contains the following:
- the LOC100273190 gene encoding SWEET13c, with amino-acid sequence MAGLSLQHPWAFTFGLLGNVISFMTFLAPIPTFYRIYKSKSTEGFQSVPYVVALFSAMLWIFYALIKSNETFLITINAAGCVIETVYVVMYFVYATKKGRMFTAKIMLLLNVGAFGAILLLTLLLFKGDKRVVMLGWICVGFSVSVFVAPLSIMRRVIQTKSVEYMPFSLSLSLTLSAVVWFLYGLLIKDKYVALPNILGFTFGVVQMVLYVVYMNKTPLPVADGKAAGKLPSAADEHVVVNVTKLSPGRLPPVTQMAAVPTKSCATEAAAPATLPSRDVVDVLVNRHSPAVHVT; translated from the exons ATGGCAGGCCTATCTCTGCAACACCCCTGGGCATTCACTTTCGGCCTCCTag GCAACGTCATCTCCTTCATGACCTTCCTGGCCCCGAT ACCGACGTTCTACCGCATCTACAAGAGCAAGTCGACGGAGGGCTTCCAGTCGGTTCCGTACGTGGTGGCCCTGTTCAGCGCCATGCTGTGGATCTTCTACGCGCTGATCAAGTCCAACGAGACGTTCCTCATCACCATCAACGCGGCCGGCTGCGTGATCGAGACCGTCTACGTGGTCATGTACTTCGTCTACGCGACCAAGAAGGGCAGGATGTTCACCGCCAAAATCATGCTCCTCCTCAACGTCGGCGCCTTCGGGGCCATCCTTCTCCTCACCCTTCTCCTCTTCAAGGGTGACAAGCGCGTCGTCATGCTTGGCTGGATCTGCGTCGGCTTCTCCGTCAGCGTCTTCGTCGCGCCGCTCAGCATCATG AGGCGGGTGATCCAGACCAAGAGCGTGGAGTACATGcccttctccctctccctctcgctcACCCTCAGCGCCGTCGTCTGGTTCCTCTACGGCCTCCTCATCAAGGACAAATACGTCGCG CTTCCAAACATCCTTGGCTTCACCTTCGGCGTGGTCCAGATGGTGCTGTACGTGGTGTACATGAACAAGACGCCGCTGCCGGTTGCCGACGGCAAGGCTGCCGGCAAGCTTCCCTCAGCTGCAGATGAGCACGTCGTCGTCAACGTCACCAAGCTCAGCCCGGGCCGACTCCCACCAGTAACACAGATGGCGGCGGTTCCCACCAAGAGCTGCGCTACAGAAGCAGCCGCGCCGGCGACGCTGCCCAGCAGGGACGTGGTCGACGTCTTGGTCAACCGCCACAGCCCCGCCGTCCATGTGACCTAG